A part of Cannabis sativa cultivar Pink pepper isolate KNU-18-1 chromosome 6, ASM2916894v1, whole genome shotgun sequence genomic DNA contains:
- the LOC115724459 gene encoding subtilisin-like protease SBT5.3 isoform X1 — translation MGKYGIISYSFKEKLYMDHIVSSSFLSLFLLFILLQQQGEATKKPYIVYLGTHSHSHGVNPSSDDLESATNSHYNLLGSYLGSEEKAKDAIFYSYNRHINGFAAILDETEAAQIRKHPDVISVFLSKGVKKFHTTHSWEFQRLERKGVIPYQSIWSKTQLGEDVIIGNLDSGVWSESKSFDEYEGIGPIPSKWRGSCQPVVKDKVRCNRKLIGAKYFSKGYIALMKTLINNTSSLQSFMRKVNFFTSRDREGHGTHTLSTAGGSFVHGANIFGNGNGTAKGGSPKARVAAYKIGGWLNADDMPNAPAYTDADVMAGFDAAISDGVDIISLSLGSDTPTEYFDDVVSIGSFHAIMKNIVVVASAGNEGPDPKTVTSVSPWTITVAASTLDREFYNYVSLGNKKHLKGVTLSSGGLPSQKFYPLIYGGFCNPKSLQPNIAKGKILVCLVGDNTTTLEKGHQASLVGAVGMILFNHPLIGNEVTPESHVLPTSHLNAIQGNFLVDYLNTTRNPVAYITPTKTKIGVKPAPVMASFSSRGPNVIQPALIKPDITAPGVLIIAAYSESASPTSESFDKRQVKFNAISGTSMSCPQVSGIAGLLKSLYPNWSSAAIHSAIMTTARVRDNNNEAMLDWDMKKATPFQYGSGHIQPNRAMDPGLVYDRTIDDYMNFLCAHGYNETMLKKFYNKSYKCPKSFTLANFNYPSIAVTNLSSKSVTIVIRKVKNVGSPGTYKAYVRAPPGVSIYVRPNNLQFTKVGEEKKFEIILKPKVVGKPKDYVFGQLKWSDGKHYVRSPIAVKY, via the exons atgggCAAGTATGGAATAATTTCATATAGCTTCAAAGAAAAACTATATATGGATCATATtgtttcatcttcttttctctcattatttcttctttttattttgctTCAACAACAAGGGGAAGCCACTAAAAAG CCTTATATTGTGTACTTGGGAACACATTCACATTCTCATGGTGTGAACCCTTCTTCTGATGATCTTGAAAGTGCCACAAATTCTCATTACAACCTTCTTGGATCATACTTAGGAag TGAGGAAAAAGCAAAAGATGCCATATTTTACTCATACAATAGACATATTAATGGCTTTGCTGCAATTCTTGATGAGACAGAAGCTGCACAAATTAGAA AGCATCCAGATGTGATATCAGTCTTTCTGAGCAAAGGAGTAAAGAAATTTCATACAACTCATTCATGGGAATTTCAAAGATtggaaagaaaaggtgttatCCCTTATCAATCTATTTGGAGCAAAACACAATTGGGTGAAGATGTGATTATTGGAAACTTGGATAGTG GTGTTTGGTCTGAATCGAAGAGTTTTGATGAATATGAAGGGATCGGACCTATTCCATCAAAGTGGCGTGGAAGTTGCCAACCAGTTGTTAAAGACAAAGTCCGTTGTAATAG AAAACTAATAGGAGCAAAATACTTTAGCAAAGGCTATATTGCACTCATGAAGACTCTCATCAACAACACTTCTTCGCTTCAATCCTTTATGCGAAAGGTGAACTTTTTCACTAGTCGAGATAGGGAAGGGCATGGTACACACACACTTTCTACTGCAGGGGGTAGTTTCGTCCATGGAGCAAATATATTTGGAAATGGGAATGGCACAGCAAAAGGTGGATCCCCAAAAGCTCGTGTTGCTGCTTATAAGATCGGTGGTTGGCTAAACGCTGATGATATGCCTAATGCGCCTGCCTACACTGATGCTGATGTTATGGCGGGCTTTGATGCTGCAATAAGTGACGGTGTAGACATAATTTCACTCTCTCTGGGTAGTGATACACCTACTGAATATTTTGATGATGTAGTTTCGATAGGGAGTTTTCATGCTATTATGAAAAACATTGTTGTGGTTGCCTCGGCTGGAAATGAAGGACCTGATCCAAAGACTGTAACTAGTGTATCGCCATGGACTATAACCGTGGCAGCTAGCACACTTGACCGCGAGTTTTACAATTACGTTTCTCTAGGAAACAAAAAACACCTTAAG GGAGTAACTCTTTCTTCAGGAGGCTTGCCATCACAAAAGTTTTATCCATTGATTTATGG TGGATTCTGCAACCCTAAAAGTCTTCAACCAAATATTGCAAAGGGAAAGATTTTGGTTTGTCTTGTTGGAGATAATACTACAACACTTGAAAAGGGTCACCAAGCTTCTCTTGTTGGTGCTGTTGgaatgattcttttcaatcATCCCTTAATTGGGAATGAAGTCACTCCTGAGTCTCATGTGCTCCCAACATCTCATCTCAATGCCATTCAAGGCAATTTTCTAGTTGATTACCTCAACACTACAag AAATCCTGTTGCATACATAACTCCAACAAAGACTAAAATTGGAGTAAAGCCAGCGCCAGTCATGGCTTCATTTTCATCAAGAGGACCTAACGTTATTCAACCAGCTTTAATTAAG CCAGATATTACAGCACCAGGAGTCCTTATTATTGCTGCATATAGTGAATCTGCTTCACCAACAAGTGAATCATTTGATAAGCGTCAAGTCAAATTCAATGCAATCTCAGGAACTTCAATGTCATGCCCTCAAGTTTCTGGGATAGCTGGTCTTTTGAAATCTCTATACCCAAATTGGAGTTCAGCAGCAATTCATTCAGCTATAATGACTACAG CAAGAGTTCGTGATAACAACAATGAGGCAATGTTGGATTGGGACATGAAAAAAGCAACACCCTTTCAATATGGTTCGGGTCACATTCAACCTAATCGAGCTATGGATCCTGGACTTGTGTATGATCGAACAATCGATGATTACATGAACTTTTTGTGTGCTCATGGCTACAATGAAACAATGCTCAAGAAGTTCTacaataaatcatataaatgccCTAAATCATTCACTTTAGCCAACTTCAACTACCCTTCCATTGCAGTTACAAATCTAAGTTCAAAATCGGTTACAATCGTTattagaaaagttaagaatgTTGGCTCGCCAGGCACCTACAAAGCATATGTGAGAGCTCCACCGGGAGTTTCGATTTATGTTAGACCCAATAATTTACAATTTACCAAAGTTGGTGAAGAGAAGAAATTTGAGATAATTTTGAAGCCAAAGGTTGTTGGGAAGCCTAAAGATTATGTGTTTGGACAATTAAAATGGTCTGATGGAAAGCATTATGTAAGGAGTCCTATCGCAGTGAAGTACTAA
- the LOC115724459 gene encoding subtilisin-like protease SBT5.3 isoform X2 produces the protein MGKYGIISYSFKEKLYMDHIVSSSFLSLFLLFILLQQQGEATKKPYIVYLGTHSHSHGVNPSSDDLESATNSHYNLLGSYLGSEEKAKDAIFYSYNRHINGFAAILDETEAAQIRKHPDVISVFLSKGVKKFHTTHSWEFQRLERKGVIPYQSIWSKTQLGEDVIIGNLDSGVWSESKSFDEYEGIGPIPSKWRGSCQPVVKDKVRCNRKLIGAKYFSKGYIALMKTLINNTSSLQSFMRKVNFFTSRDREGHGTHTLSTAGGSFVHGANIFGNGNGTAKGGSPKARVAAYKIGGWLNADDMPNAPAYTDADVMAGFDAAISDGVDIISLSLGSDTPTEYFDDVVSIGSFHAIMKNIVVVASAGNEGPDPKTVTSVSPWTITVAASTLDREFYNYVSLGNKKHLKGVTLSSGGLPSQKFYPLIYGNPVAYITPTKTKIGVKPAPVMASFSSRGPNVIQPALIKPDITAPGVLIIAAYSESASPTSESFDKRQVKFNAISGTSMSCPQVSGIAGLLKSLYPNWSSAAIHSAIMTTARVRDNNNEAMLDWDMKKATPFQYGSGHIQPNRAMDPGLVYDRTIDDYMNFLCAHGYNETMLKKFYNKSYKCPKSFTLANFNYPSIAVTNLSSKSVTIVIRKVKNVGSPGTYKAYVRAPPGVSIYVRPNNLQFTKVGEEKKFEIILKPKVVGKPKDYVFGQLKWSDGKHYVRSPIAVKY, from the exons atgggCAAGTATGGAATAATTTCATATAGCTTCAAAGAAAAACTATATATGGATCATATtgtttcatcttcttttctctcattatttcttctttttattttgctTCAACAACAAGGGGAAGCCACTAAAAAG CCTTATATTGTGTACTTGGGAACACATTCACATTCTCATGGTGTGAACCCTTCTTCTGATGATCTTGAAAGTGCCACAAATTCTCATTACAACCTTCTTGGATCATACTTAGGAag TGAGGAAAAAGCAAAAGATGCCATATTTTACTCATACAATAGACATATTAATGGCTTTGCTGCAATTCTTGATGAGACAGAAGCTGCACAAATTAGAA AGCATCCAGATGTGATATCAGTCTTTCTGAGCAAAGGAGTAAAGAAATTTCATACAACTCATTCATGGGAATTTCAAAGATtggaaagaaaaggtgttatCCCTTATCAATCTATTTGGAGCAAAACACAATTGGGTGAAGATGTGATTATTGGAAACTTGGATAGTG GTGTTTGGTCTGAATCGAAGAGTTTTGATGAATATGAAGGGATCGGACCTATTCCATCAAAGTGGCGTGGAAGTTGCCAACCAGTTGTTAAAGACAAAGTCCGTTGTAATAG AAAACTAATAGGAGCAAAATACTTTAGCAAAGGCTATATTGCACTCATGAAGACTCTCATCAACAACACTTCTTCGCTTCAATCCTTTATGCGAAAGGTGAACTTTTTCACTAGTCGAGATAGGGAAGGGCATGGTACACACACACTTTCTACTGCAGGGGGTAGTTTCGTCCATGGAGCAAATATATTTGGAAATGGGAATGGCACAGCAAAAGGTGGATCCCCAAAAGCTCGTGTTGCTGCTTATAAGATCGGTGGTTGGCTAAACGCTGATGATATGCCTAATGCGCCTGCCTACACTGATGCTGATGTTATGGCGGGCTTTGATGCTGCAATAAGTGACGGTGTAGACATAATTTCACTCTCTCTGGGTAGTGATACACCTACTGAATATTTTGATGATGTAGTTTCGATAGGGAGTTTTCATGCTATTATGAAAAACATTGTTGTGGTTGCCTCGGCTGGAAATGAAGGACCTGATCCAAAGACTGTAACTAGTGTATCGCCATGGACTATAACCGTGGCAGCTAGCACACTTGACCGCGAGTTTTACAATTACGTTTCTCTAGGAAACAAAAAACACCTTAAG GGAGTAACTCTTTCTTCAGGAGGCTTGCCATCACAAAAGTTTTATCCATTGATTTATGG AAATCCTGTTGCATACATAACTCCAACAAAGACTAAAATTGGAGTAAAGCCAGCGCCAGTCATGGCTTCATTTTCATCAAGAGGACCTAACGTTATTCAACCAGCTTTAATTAAG CCAGATATTACAGCACCAGGAGTCCTTATTATTGCTGCATATAGTGAATCTGCTTCACCAACAAGTGAATCATTTGATAAGCGTCAAGTCAAATTCAATGCAATCTCAGGAACTTCAATGTCATGCCCTCAAGTTTCTGGGATAGCTGGTCTTTTGAAATCTCTATACCCAAATTGGAGTTCAGCAGCAATTCATTCAGCTATAATGACTACAG CAAGAGTTCGTGATAACAACAATGAGGCAATGTTGGATTGGGACATGAAAAAAGCAACACCCTTTCAATATGGTTCGGGTCACATTCAACCTAATCGAGCTATGGATCCTGGACTTGTGTATGATCGAACAATCGATGATTACATGAACTTTTTGTGTGCTCATGGCTACAATGAAACAATGCTCAAGAAGTTCTacaataaatcatataaatgccCTAAATCATTCACTTTAGCCAACTTCAACTACCCTTCCATTGCAGTTACAAATCTAAGTTCAAAATCGGTTACAATCGTTattagaaaagttaagaatgTTGGCTCGCCAGGCACCTACAAAGCATATGTGAGAGCTCCACCGGGAGTTTCGATTTATGTTAGACCCAATAATTTACAATTTACCAAAGTTGGTGAAGAGAAGAAATTTGAGATAATTTTGAAGCCAAAGGTTGTTGGGAAGCCTAAAGATTATGTGTTTGGACAATTAAAATGGTCTGATGGAAAGCATTATGTAAGGAGTCCTATCGCAGTGAAGTACTAA